The Trichoplusia ni isolate ovarian cell line Hi5 chromosome 25, tn1, whole genome shotgun sequence genome includes a region encoding these proteins:
- the LOC113505223 gene encoding uncharacterized protein LOC113505223 isoform X1 — protein MDTDEKLINLVQKYECLFNPKAKNYSDKDSKRNAWESISGEMKLTVAHCQKLWKNLRDCYKKALILRRNKIGSRRKTKKPIKFEQELEFLKPHLEDRSQALNLCPERSLDEDNSIIESQTSDVGESSHSDSGFSNQTTRNETLALLEKLFRQYVEAKEKEEDPLDTFFLLMSKSVKNMPIRSQARLKHAIFTMVTATEVKLASEKSSNNRYGIQQQQSSLTSTPSNIPPTTYCLPSASTKPPENDSFIHTLIEKYLSN, from the exons ATGGACACAGacgaaaaattaattaacctaGTGCAAAAATATGAATGCCTATTTAATCCTAAGGCCAAAAACTATAGTGACAAAGATTCCAAGCGTAATGCTTGGGAAAGTATTAGTGGGGAAATGAAATTAACTG tcgcCCATTGCCAGAAACTATGGAAGAATCTTCGTGACTGCTACAAAAAGGCTCTTATATTGAGAAGAAATAAAATCGGCTCTAGgcgaaaaactaaaaaaccaattaaatttgAACAAGAGTTAGAATTCTTAAAGCCACACCTAGAGGACAGATCACAAGCATTAAACCTATGTCCTGAACGTAGTTTAGACGAAGACAACTCAATTATAGAGTCACAAACATCTGACGTCGGGGAAAGTTCACACTCTGATTCGGGATTTTCAAATCAAACTACTAGAAATGAAACATTAGCTCTATTGGAGAAGTTATTTAGACAATATGTCGAGGCCAAAGAAAAAGAGGAAGATCCATTAGATACGTTTTTTCTATTAATGAGtaaatcagtaaaaaatatgCCTATACGAAGTCAAGCTAGATTAAAACATGCGATATTTACCATGGTTACCGCCACAGAAGTAAAACTTGCCTCCGAAAAAAGTAGCAATAACCGCTATGGAATACAACAACAGCAAAGTTCCTTAACTTCAACTCCATCTAACATCCCACCTACTACATATTGTCTACCATCTGCTTCAACCAAGCCACCCGAAAATGACAGTTTTATCCATACTTTgatcgaaaaatatttatctaattaa
- the LOC113505223 gene encoding uncharacterized protein LOC113505223 isoform X2: MYDAQSVPHFRRPLKIRAVAHCQKLWKNLRDCYKKALILRRNKIGSRRKTKKPIKFEQELEFLKPHLEDRSQALNLCPERSLDEDNSIIESQTSDVGESSHSDSGFSNQTTRNETLALLEKLFRQYVEAKEKEEDPLDTFFLLMSKSVKNMPIRSQARLKHAIFTMVTATEVKLASEKSSNNRYGIQQQQSSLTSTPSNIPPTTYCLPSASTKPPENDSFIHTLIEKYLSN, encoded by the exons AtgtacgatgcgcaaagcgttCCCCACTTCCGCCGaccgctcaagatccgtgccg tcgcCCATTGCCAGAAACTATGGAAGAATCTTCGTGACTGCTACAAAAAGGCTCTTATATTGAGAAGAAATAAAATCGGCTCTAGgcgaaaaactaaaaaaccaattaaatttgAACAAGAGTTAGAATTCTTAAAGCCACACCTAGAGGACAGATCACAAGCATTAAACCTATGTCCTGAACGTAGTTTAGACGAAGACAACTCAATTATAGAGTCACAAACATCTGACGTCGGGGAAAGTTCACACTCTGATTCGGGATTTTCAAATCAAACTACTAGAAATGAAACATTAGCTCTATTGGAGAAGTTATTTAGACAATATGTCGAGGCCAAAGAAAAAGAGGAAGATCCATTAGATACGTTTTTTCTATTAATGAGtaaatcagtaaaaaatatgCCTATACGAAGTCAAGCTAGATTAAAACATGCGATATTTACCATGGTTACCGCCACAGAAGTAAAACTTGCCTCCGAAAAAAGTAGCAATAACCGCTATGGAATACAACAACAGCAAAGTTCCTTAACTTCAACTCCATCTAACATCCCACCTACTACATATTGTCTACCATCTGCTTCAACCAAGCCACCCGAAAATGACAGTTTTATCCATACTTTgatcgaaaaatatttatctaattaa